In Solimonas sp. K1W22B-7, the DNA window GATGCCGCCCTTGTTGCGCGCGGTGCCGATCAGGCGCAGGCCCGGCACGGCGGCCACCCGCGGCGTGGCGTACTCCAGCAGCGCGTGCTCGTGGGCGGCGATCGCTTCCAGGCCGACCGACTCGATCCAGTCCAGCGCCGCGGCAAAGCCGATGGCGCCGGCCATGTCCGGGGTGCCGGCCTCGAACTTGTAGGGCACGTCGTTCCAGGTGCTGCCGTCGAAGGACACGGTGCGGATCATGTCGCCGCCGCCATGCCAGGGCGGCATCGCTTCCAGGTGCTCGCGCTTCGCCACCAGCGCGCCGAAGCCGGTGGGGCCGTAGGCCTTGTGCGCCGAGCAGACGTAGAAGTCCGCGCCCAGGGCAGTCCAGTCCACCGGCACGTGGGCGATGGCCTGGGCACCATCCACCAGCACCGGGATGCCGCGGGCCTTGGCCTCGCGGATCATCTCGGCCACCGGGTTGATCGTGCCCAGCGAGTTGGAAACGTGCACCACCGAGATCAGCTTCGTGCGTGGGCCGATCAGCTTCAGCCACTCCTCGAAGACCAGCTCGCCGGCGTCGTTCACCGGCGCAGCCACGGTCTTCGCGCCCGCCAGCTGCCAGGGCACGATGTTGGAATGGTGCTCCATGCCGGTCAGCAGCACCTCGTCGCCCGGCTGGATGCGCGGCGCCAGGAAGCTGCGCGCCACCAGGTTGATCGCTTCCGAAGTGCCGCGGGTGAAGACCACCTGCTCCCGCGGCGCATTGAACCAGCGCGCGATGCGGTCGCGCGCGCCCTCGTAGAGGCCGGTGGCGCGTTCCGCCAACTCGTGTACCGCGCGGTGCACGTTGGCGTTGGAGGTACGGTAGTAGCTGTCCATCGCGCGCAGCACGCTTTCCGGCTTCTGCGTGGTGGCGGCGTTGTCGAGATAGGCGAGGCGCTTGCCGCGCACCTGCTCGCGCAGGATCGGGAAGTCGGCGCGCACGCGCGCCAGGTCGAAAGCCCCGGCGTCGCTCACTGCAGGGCCTCCAGCTGCGCCGTGTCCGGCAGCTGGCGCAGCAGGCGCTTGGTGATGCGGCTGCGCACGTCGTCCAGGCGGATGTGCTGCAGGATCTCGTGGGCAAAGGTCCAGGTCAGCAGGGCGCGGGCGGTGGCCTCCGGCAGGCCGCGCGAGCGCAGGTAGAACAGCGCCTCGTCGTCGAGCTGGCCGAAGGTGGCGCCATGCGCGCACTTCACGTCATCGGCGTAGATCTCGAGTTCCGGCTTGGCATTGATCTCGGCGCCGGGCGACAGGATCAGGTTGGCGATGCGCTGCTCGGAGTCGGTCTTCTGCGCGTCCTTGTGGACGCGGATCATGCCGTTGAACACGCCGCGCGCCTTGTCGCGGGCGATGCCGCGGTACTGCTCGCGGCTGCTGCAATGCGGCGCGCGATGCTCGATGCGCGTGTGGTTGTCGACGTGACCGTTGCCGGCCGGCGCATACAGGCCATGCATGTGGATCGACGCGCCGGGCTCGGCGAGATCCACGTTGAGATCGTGGCGCGACAGGCGGCCGCCGAGGTCGATCGTCACCACGTCGGCGCAGGCGTCGCGTGCCAGGTGCAGGTTGATGCGCGTCAGGCGGTGCGCGTCGGCACCGGCGTCGTTGACGCGGATCAGGTGCAGGCGTGCACCGGCGTCGAGCCTGATGTCGGCGAAGATCGTCTGGAACACCGCCTCGCCGGAGGTGTTGAGGATCAGCGTCGCCTCGCTGCCGCGCTCCAGGTGCAGGCGGTGGCGCTGGTGGGCGCGGTCGGCCGGGCGGATCGGTGCTTCGAGCTGCGTGTTGGCGGCGATGCGCTGTTCGCTGGCGCCGCCGGCGAAGGCGGCGTTGAGCGCGTCCAGCGCGTCGCTGAAACCGGCGCCGGCAGCGCCGGCTTCAGCCTCGGGGTTCAGCGCGCTCTCGGACAGTGCCGCGAACGGCGCCAGGTCGGTGTACTTCCACTCTTCGAGATCGGTGGAGGGCAGGCCGCCGGCAAGAAAGGCGTCCAGTGCCTTGCGCCGCGCGTCGGTGCGCGCCGGCGCGGGCAGCGCCTCGAAGGCGCGGCGGAAAGTGTCGAGGTCGAGCATCTCAGGCAGCCTGCTGGATCCAGCCGTAGCCCTTTTCTTCCAGCTCCAGCGCCAGCTCCGGGCCGCCGGACTTGACGATGCGGCCACCGGCCAGCACGTGCACGTAGTCGGGCTTCACGTAGTCCAGCAGGCGCTGGTAATGCGTCACCAGCAGCACCGAGCGTTCCTTGGAGCGCATCAGGTTGATGCCGTCGGCCACCACCTTCAGCGCGTCGATGTCCAGGCCCGAGTCGGTCTCGTCCAGCACCATCAGCCGGGGTTCCAGCACCAGCATCTGCAGGATCTCGTTGCGCTTCTTCTCGCCGCCCGAGAAACCCTCGTTGACGCCGCGCGACAGCATCGCCGGGTTCATCTGCATCTGCTTGACGCGATGCTTGACCCAGGCCAGGAAGTCGGCGGCATCCAGCTCCTTCTCGCCGCGCACCTTGCGCTGCGCGTTGAGCGCTGCCTTGAGGAACACCATGTTCGACACGCCGGGGATTTCCACCGGGTACTGGAAGCCCAGGAAGATGCCCTTGGCTGCGCGCTCCTCCGGGGACAGCTCCAGCAGGTCGGCACCGTCGAACGTCACCGAGCCTTTGGTGACGGTGTAGTCCTCGTGGCCGGCGAGCAGTTTCGACAGCGTCGACTTGCCCGAGCCGTTGGGCCCCATGATCGCGTGCACCTCGCCCGCGCCGATGCGCAGGTCGATGCCGAGGAGGATGTCTTTGCCGTCGATGCGGGCGTTCAGGTTCTTGATTTCAAGCATGGCGTTTATGGCTCGAACCTAGCGGTTCTGGCTGAGCGTGGGTTTTTAGCCCACGGATCCTTCAAGGGAAACGGAAAGCAGCTTCTGGGCTTCGACGGCGAATTCCATGGGCAGCTCCTTGAACACGTCCTTGCAGAAGCCGTTGACGATCATCGACACGGCGTCCTCCTCGGCGATGCCGCGCGAGCGCGCATAGAACAGCTGGTCTTCGCCGATCTTCGAGGTGGTGGCCTCGTGCTCCAGGATCGCGCTGGGATTGCGGATCTCGGTGTACGGAAAAGTGTGCGCGCCGCACTTGTCGCCGATCAGCAGCGAGTCGCACTGCGTGTAGTTGCGCGCACCCTCGGCACCGGGGAGGATGCGCACCAGGCCGCGATAGGCCTGCTGGCCGTGGCCGGCGGCAATGCCCTTGGACACGATCGTGCTCTTGGTGCGCTTGCCGATGTGGATCATCTTGGTGCCGGTGTCGGCCTGCTGGCGATGATGCGTCAGCGCCACCGAGTAGAACTCGCCGACCGAATCGTCGCCGCGCAGGATGCAGCTCGGGTACTTCCAGGTGATGGCCGAACCGGTCTCCACCTGGGTCCAGCTGATCTTGGCTCGCGCTCCGCGGCAGTCGCCGCGCTTGGTGACGAAGTTGTAGATGCCGCCGACGCCGTTCTCGTCGCCCGGGTACCAGTTCTGCACCGTGGAATACTTGATCTGCGCGTCGTCCAGCGCCACCAGTTCCACCACCGCCGCATGCAGCTGATTCTCGTCGCGCTGCGGCGCGGTGCAGCCTTCCAGATAGGAAACGTGGCTGCGTTCCTCGGCGATGATCAGCGTGCGCTCGAACTGGCCGGTGTTGCGCTCGTTGATGCGGAAGTAGGTGGACAGCTCCATCGGGCAGCGCACGCCCTTGGGGATGAACACGAAGGAACCGTCGGTGAAGACCGCCGAGTTCAGCGCCGCGTAGAAGTTGTCGGCGAAAGGCACCACGGTGCCCAGGTACTTGCGCACCAGCTCCGGGTGCTCGCGCACCGCCTCGGAGATCGAGCAGAAGATCACGCCGGCCTCGGCCAGCTTCTTGCGGAAGGTGGTGCCCACCGAAACCGAGTCGAACACCACGTCCACCGCCACCTGCGGCTGCACGCCGGCCAGCATCTCCTGCTCGCGCAGCGGGATGCCCAGCTTCTTGTAGGTCTCCAGCAGCTTCGGGTCGACCTCGTCCAGCGACTTCGGCGCGTCCTTCATGGACTTGGGCGCCGAGTAGTAGGAGATCGCCTGGTAGTCGATCTGCGGGTAATGCACGTGCGCCCAGGTCGGCTGCGTCATCTTCAGCCAGCGGCGGTAGGCCTTGAGGCGGAATTCCAGCAGCCACTCGGGCTCCTGCTTGCGCGCCGAGATGGCGTGCACCACGTCTTCGTTCAGGCCCGGCGGAATCGTCTCGGAATCGACGTCGGTGATGAAACCGGCCGAGTAGGTCCGGTTGCGGACCAGGGCCTGGATGTCTTCGGTATTGGTGGACATGTTC includes these proteins:
- a CDS encoding aminotransferase class V-fold PLP-dependent enzyme, which gives rise to MSDAGAFDLARVRADFPILREQVRGKRLAYLDNAATTQKPESVLRAMDSYYRTSNANVHRAVHELAERATGLYEGARDRIARWFNAPREQVVFTRGTSEAINLVARSFLAPRIQPGDEVLLTGMEHHSNIVPWQLAGAKTVAAPVNDAGELVFEEWLKLIGPRTKLISVVHVSNSLGTINPVAEMIREAKARGIPVLVDGAQAIAHVPVDWTALGADFYVCSAHKAYGPTGFGALVAKREHLEAMPPWHGGGDMIRTVSFDGSTWNDVPYKFEAGTPDMAGAIGFAAALDWIESVGLEAIAAHEHALLEYATPRVAAVPGLRLIGTARNKGGILSFVMDGAHPHDIGSILDQEGVAIRTGHHCTMPLMERYGLPATARASLAAYNGQDDIDQLVAALHKVVRLFG
- the sufC gene encoding Fe-S cluster assembly ATPase SufC, which translates into the protein MLEIKNLNARIDGKDILLGIDLRIGAGEVHAIMGPNGSGKSTLSKLLAGHEDYTVTKGSVTFDGADLLELSPEERAAKGIFLGFQYPVEIPGVSNMVFLKAALNAQRKVRGEKELDAADFLAWVKHRVKQMQMNPAMLSRGVNEGFSGGEKKRNEILQMLVLEPRLMVLDETDSGLDIDALKVVADGINLMRSKERSVLLVTHYQRLLDYVKPDYVHVLAGGRIVKSGGPELALELEEKGYGWIQQAA
- the sufB gene encoding Fe-S cluster assembly protein SufB — encoded protein: MSTNTEDIQALVRNRTYSAGFITDVDSETIPPGLNEDVVHAISARKQEPEWLLEFRLKAYRRWLKMTQPTWAHVHYPQIDYQAISYYSAPKSMKDAPKSLDEVDPKLLETYKKLGIPLREQEMLAGVQPQVAVDVVFDSVSVGTTFRKKLAEAGVIFCSISEAVREHPELVRKYLGTVVPFADNFYAALNSAVFTDGSFVFIPKGVRCPMELSTYFRINERNTGQFERTLIIAEERSHVSYLEGCTAPQRDENQLHAAVVELVALDDAQIKYSTVQNWYPGDENGVGGIYNFVTKRGDCRGARAKISWTQVETGSAITWKYPSCILRGDDSVGEFYSVALTHHRQQADTGTKMIHIGKRTKSTIVSKGIAAGHGQQAYRGLVRILPGAEGARNYTQCDSLLIGDKCGAHTFPYTEIRNPSAILEHEATTSKIGEDQLFYARSRGIAEEDAVSMIVNGFCKDVFKELPMEFAVEAQKLLSVSLEGSVG
- the sufD gene encoding Fe-S cluster assembly protein SufD, coding for MLDLDTFRRAFEALPAPARTDARRKALDAFLAGGLPSTDLEEWKYTDLAPFAALSESALNPEAEAGAAGAGFSDALDALNAAFAGGASEQRIAANTQLEAPIRPADRAHQRHRLHLERGSEATLILNTSGEAVFQTIFADIRLDAGARLHLIRVNDAGADAHRLTRINLHLARDACADVVTIDLGGRLSRHDLNVDLAEPGASIHMHGLYAPAGNGHVDNHTRIEHRAPHCSSREQYRGIARDKARGVFNGMIRVHKDAQKTDSEQRIANLILSPGAEINAKPELEIYADDVKCAHGATFGQLDDEALFYLRSRGLPEATARALLTWTFAHEILQHIRLDDVRSRITKRLLRQLPDTAQLEALQ